One Deltaproteobacteria bacterium DNA window includes the following coding sequences:
- a CDS encoding HEAT repeat domain-containing protein, which translates to MSRVALIALGLSFGLAACNDPNNPQTWIKRLRDPEYATQAIKELQRIGDPAAVPPLCELYKDFESPTILKAIISFKDKRAIPTLIAALEFTEDKYHNATLAAATLAEMKATEAVEPLTKVLDKAISIRSRANLAKLAAIEALAQLGDKRAVGALIKTLERRPEQQDFLLNKKAAEALGELGDPQAVPVLIRALFTSSTLQGTSFPMARVALVRIGQPAVKPLLEAMQGKDRALEGMAKELKFADGVVLNKTAIVLGDLGAKDAVPALLEQLGKASPTETKVAGVIEGLGKIGDERAVEPLVKLLLNGKVDYKIRQQAAQALTVLGSKKAIAPLLEVAEKGYVEGGYSNLREACAMAYSRIVGKEAGQGVAKIKAMIADDKIKGDPRVVGTFKEALERVQVALECQDDAACYGKKVTDEKLSLAQREKAGIMIGILPDGRKALADLVKALPVREPILRLFFLQSAMRIGNGKDTQLIAMLEELAAKDSKRPVKFLGADLATHDKMAVALIKKK; encoded by the coding sequence ATGTCGAGGGTAGCACTGATTGCGCTGGGCCTGAGCTTCGGGCTCGCGGCCTGCAACGACCCCAATAACCCCCAAACCTGGATCAAGCGATTGCGGGATCCGGAGTACGCCACGCAGGCGATCAAGGAGCTCCAGCGGATCGGAGACCCCGCCGCCGTGCCTCCGCTGTGCGAGCTCTACAAGGACTTCGAGAGCCCCACGATCCTCAAAGCGATCATCTCCTTCAAGGACAAGCGCGCCATCCCGACCCTCATCGCGGCCCTCGAGTTCACCGAGGACAAGTATCACAACGCGACGCTCGCCGCCGCGACGCTGGCGGAGATGAAGGCCACCGAGGCGGTCGAGCCGCTCACGAAGGTGCTGGACAAGGCGATCAGCATCCGGTCGCGCGCCAACCTCGCGAAGCTTGCGGCCATCGAGGCGCTGGCCCAGCTCGGCGACAAGCGCGCGGTGGGAGCGCTCATCAAGACCCTCGAGCGACGCCCCGAGCAGCAGGACTTCCTGCTCAACAAGAAGGCGGCGGAGGCCCTGGGCGAGCTCGGGGACCCCCAAGCGGTCCCGGTGCTCATCCGCGCGCTCTTCACCTCCAGCACGCTCCAGGGGACCTCGTTCCCCATGGCCCGCGTGGCGCTGGTGCGGATCGGACAGCCGGCGGTGAAGCCTCTCCTCGAGGCCATGCAAGGCAAGGACAGGGCTCTCGAGGGGATGGCCAAGGAGCTCAAGTTCGCCGACGGGGTCGTTCTCAACAAGACGGCGATCGTGCTCGGTGACCTGGGCGCCAAGGACGCCGTTCCTGCCTTGCTCGAGCAGCTCGGCAAGGCGAGCCCGACGGAAACGAAGGTGGCCGGCGTCATCGAGGGGCTGGGGAAGATCGGGGACGAGCGAGCCGTGGAGCCGCTCGTGAAGCTGCTGCTGAACGGCAAGGTCGACTACAAGATCCGTCAGCAGGCGGCGCAGGCTCTCACGGTGCTCGGCTCGAAGAAGGCCATCGCCCCGCTCCTGGAGGTCGCCGAGAAGGGGTACGTCGAGGGCGGCTACAGCAACCTGCGCGAGGCGTGCGCCATGGCCTACAGCCGCATCGTGGGCAAGGAGGCCGGGCAGGGCGTGGCCAAGATCAAGGCCATGATCGCCGACGACAAGATCAAGGGCGATCCTCGGGTGGTCGGCACCTTCAAGGAGGCCCTCGAGCGCGTGCAGGTGGCGCTCGAGTGTCAGGACGACGCGGCGTGCTACGGGAAGAAGGTGACCGACGAGAAGCTGTCGCTCGCGCAACGCGAAAAGGCGGGGATCATGATCGGGATCCTGCCCGACGGGCGCAAGGCGCTGGCGGACCTGGTCAAGGCCCTCCCGGTGCGCGAGCCCATCCTGCGGCTCTTCTTCCTGCAGTCGGCGATGCGCATCGGCAACGGCAAGGACACGCAGCTCATCGCCATGCTGGAGGAGCTGGCCGCGAAGGACAGCAAGCGTCCGGTGAAGTTTCTGGGGGCGGACCTCGCCACGCACGACAAGATGGCCGTGGCCTTGATCAAGAAGAAGTAG